From a single Nicotiana tabacum cultivar K326 chromosome 8, ASM71507v2, whole genome shotgun sequence genomic region:
- the LOC142163113 gene encoding uncharacterized protein LOC142163113: MGVLVYMETKKENMSLGTHPLCITVRDFDLECSMSISNEIAGSSETLKLIDMSTSPKIVEYESIIITENTPTVIEVGQVYKDKKIIASAMKHYSVMNKFQFRVKRPSARSYCLVCVGEDCTWHFKSTSINDSAMFKVRKFNSLHTCSLMNNTSIQHKPTSMIVGSMVIPKYADPKTVYTPKDIQTDMLSVHGVNLTYMQAWRAKKKALEFLRGHPTDFYSRLPSYLYIMEKTYLGSVVKLKKTDDNCFLYTFVAMSTSINGWKYYSPVVVVDGTFLKSAYRGIMLTASTMDATGSILTLAYAVVDSENEASWKWFLSNSNMHMVKDQIYYIHTVPDGVSRYIVCLENKRCSCGQFQLDELPCPHVLAALRHRDESYEQYCSPYYTRESLLHTYKILVDPLPDESK; encoded by the exons ATGGGAGTTCTAGTCTACATGGAGACAAAAAAGGAAAACATGAGCTTAGGAACGCATCCGCTATGTATAACAGTGCGGGATTTTGATTTGGAATGTAGTATGTCTATTTCGAACGAAATTGCAG GTTCATCTGAAACACTGAAGTTGATTGATATGTCAACATCTCCTAAGATAGTGGAATATGAAAGTATAATTATAACAGAAAATACACCAACTGTTATTGAAGTAGGCCAGGtatacaaagataagaaaataattgCTAGTGCAATGAAGCACTATTCTgtcatgaacaagttccaatttAGGGTGAAAAGGCCTAGTGCTAGAAG CTACTGCCTGGTATGTGTTGGGGAAGATTGTACATGGCACTTCAAGTCCACCAGCATAAATGATTCAGCAATGTTCAAGGTTCGAAAATTCAACAGCTTGCACACATGCTCTTTAATGAACAATACCTCCATACAACACAAACCTACTTCCATGATAGTGGGTAGCATGGTTATACCAAAATATGCTGATCCTAAGACAGTTTACACACCAAAAGACATTCAAACTGATATGTTGTCTGTACACGGCGTGAACTTAACATACATGCAAGCTTGGAGAGCAAAGAAAAAGGCATTGGAATTTTTGAGAGGTCATCCTACTGACTTCTACAGTCGATTGCCTAGTTATTTGTATATTATGGAGAAGACTTATCTGGGGTCTGTAGTTAAATTGAAGAAGACCGACGATAATTGTTTCTTGTATACATTTGTCGCGATGAGTACGTCAATCAATGGTTGGAAATATTATAGTCCGGTTGTAGTAGTTGATGGGACCTTCTTGAAGTCAGCATACAGAGGAATAATGCTAACAGCTAGCACAATGGATGCAACAG GTAGCATATTAACACTGGCATATGCTGTTGTTGATTCAGAAAATGAGGCATCATGGAAGTGGTTTTTGAGCAATTCAAATATGCATATGGTGAAAGACcaaatat ATTACATCCATACAGTACCAGATGGTGTGAGCCGCTATATTGTTTGTCTTGAAAATAAGAGATGTAGCTGTGGACAATTTCAGCTTGATGAGCTTCCTTGTCCACATGTTTTGGCTGCTTTAAGACACAGGGATGAGTCTTATGAGCAATATTGTTCTCCTTATTACACGAGGGAGAGCCTCTTGCATACTTATAAAATACTAGTAGACCCGCTGCCTGATGAAAGCAAATGA
- the LOC107801155 gene encoding uncharacterized protein LOC107801155 codes for MDEFGVLVERYGVKVQGGKSTPMANLKANKTNSTNGFPSNLGFNSGQNSGYSSDPFANDLDGIFRSKSSQNYDNNDIFGGVFANSKQQNNVDIESVLGGSNSNNNNNYGGNNSYDDFDLFGTAPKKSDSIDDLFGNLGLKSDGPKKDHAGKRSESDDLIPGFGDFSSPSYGKKLETKGSQQSNSSKSSSSSPDDPFLVFKSSTREANASSWPFSESSEHHPGISTVTSSIDELEDFANFKVRSNVTEQSHDTKKDAYVKKPVERAQEKSKSVRVTINKPSKTTTPKSAAKGHVSADFHEKGKPEEKKSSSIRKNVSPVKNFVDDLMFFGDSAPSSEVFQEVEGESKERRRARLKHHMKTQERMAKALAEKTQRDLQSQNEQEEKHRLAEMLDYDIKRWATGKEGNLRALLSSLQHVLWPECGWQPVSLTDLITSTSVKKVYHRATLCVHPDKVQQKGATVPQKYIAEKVFDLLKEAWNKFNTEELR; via the exons ATGGATGAATTTGGCGTTTTGGTTGAGAGATATGGCGTTAAAGTTCAAGGCGGCAAGTCAACACCGATGGCCAATTTGAAGGCTAATAAGACCAATTCCACCAATGGCTTTCCCTCAAACCTTGGGTTTAATTCCGGTCAAAACTCGGGTTACAGCTCCGATCCATTTGCCAATGATCTCGATGGAATTTTCCGGTCCAAGAGTTCACAGAATTACGACAATAATGATATTTTCGGTGGCGTTTTTGCAAATTCAAAGCAGCAGAATAATGTTGATATTGAATCAGTTTTAGGTGGTTCTAAtagtaataataacaataactatGGCGGTAAtaattcgtatgatgattttgatttGTTTGGTACGGCACCAAAGAAAAGTGACtcaattgatgatttatttgggAACTTGGGATTGAAATCGGATGGTCCGAAGAAAGATCACGCTGGAAAGAGGTCAGAAAGCGATGATTTGATTCCTGGATTTGGTGATTTTAGCTCACCTAGTTATGG CAAAAAGCTAGAGACGAAAGGTTCTCAGCAGTCAAATTCTTCTAAATCAAGCTCCTCTTCGCCAGATGAtccatttttagtttttaaaTCATCCACCAGGGAGGCAAATGCTTCTTCTTGGCCATTTTCAGAATCATCAGAACATCATCCTGGAATTAGCACTGTAACTTCTTCAATTGACGAACTTGAAGATTTTGCGAATTTTAAGGTTAGGAGTAATGTAACTGAACAATCACATGATACTAAAAAGGACGCCTATGTAAAGAAGCCTGTGGAAAGAGCACAAGAGAAGTCCAAAAGTGTGAGAGTGACGATCAACAAACCGAGCAAGACAACAACACCAAAATCTGCAGCTAAG GGCCATGTGTCTGCAGATTTCCATGAGAAAGGAAAGCCTGAAGAAAAGAAATCATCTTCCATAAGGAAGAATGTGTCGCCTGTGAAAAACTTTGTTGATGATTTAATGTTTTTTGGAG ACTCTGCTCCTTCCTCTGAGGTGTTTCAGGAAGTTGAAGGAGAAAGTAAAGAAAGACGAAGAGCTAGATTGAAGCATCATATGAAGACCCAAGAGCGCATG GCTAAGGCTTTGGCTGAGAAGACTCAGCGCGATCTTCAGTCTCAGAATGAGCAGGAAGAGAAGCAT AGGCTTGCTGAGATGCTGGACTATGATATAAAACGTTGGGCTACTGGGAAAGAAGGCAACCTCCGCGCGTTGCTGTCATCACTGCAACAT GTATTGTGGCCTGAATGCGGTTGGCAGCCAGTTTCTTTGACCGATTTGATcacttccacatctgtcaaaaaAGTTTATCACAGGGCAACCTTATGTGTCCACCCAGACAAAGTTCAACAAAAAGGGGCCACAGTTCCGCAAAAGTATATTGCTGAGAAGGTTTTTGATCTTCTGAAG GAAGCGTGGAATAAATTCAATACAGAGGAGCTAAGATGA